The bacterium genomic interval CGACCCCCCAGGCGGCCAGGACGGCCAGATCGACGCCCCGCCAGGCGGGTGCCGGCACCGCCGGGTGGAAGGCCGCCGAGAACGAGTTGCCGAAATGCTTGAGCGGCAGCACGTCGCCCAGGATCCGCAGCCAGGCGGGCGGGTCCTCGGCGGGCACGAAAATGTTGGACACGAACGCCATCGGCAGGATCACGGCGTTGGCGATCGCCGGGGCGCCGTTGCCGCTCGGCGCCAGCGCGGCCAGCGCCAAGCCGAGTCCGGCGAAGGCGACCGTGCCCACGACGAAGGCGACGACCGCCGCGGGGATCTTCGCCGCGGCGGCGCCGACGTCGAAGAACAGCACGCCCACCAGCATCATGATGAGGGTCCCGAGGAGGGCGATCCAGACCGACGAGGCGACCGTGCCGCCCAGGAACGCGGACGGTGGCAGCGGTGTGCCCCTGACCCGCTTCAGCAGCCCGAACTGGCGCTGGAAGGCGAGCGTGATGCCCACGTTGGCCAGCGCCGCGTTGGCCGCCGTGAA includes:
- a CDS encoding ABC transporter permease, with product MRASRVAAETATAGAWPSWGRLVWTSMRSQNRTFWRNPVASFFTLGLPLIMLVLFGSLFTWDVDVGFGTVPAAQFYTPALAAFTAANAALANVGITLAFQRQFGLLKRVRGTPLPPSAFLGGTVASSVWIALLGTLIMMLVGVLFFDVGAAAAKIPAAVVAFVVGTVAFAGLGLALAALAPSGNGAPAIANAVILPMAFVSNIFVPAEDPPAWLRILGDVLPLKHFGNSFSAAFHPAVPAPAWRGVDLAVLAAWGVAGALAAWRFFDWMPRMPRARRSAAAE